Within Burkholderia cepacia GG4, the genomic segment GAGCACCTCGTTGACCAGTTCGGGATCGAGCGCCGACGTCGGTTCGTCGAACAGCAGCACCTTCGGGCGCAACGCAAGGGCCCGCGCGATCGCGACGCGCTGCTGCTGGCCGCCGGAGAGCTGGCGCGGGTACGCGTCGGCCTTGTCGGCGAGGCCGACGCGCGCGAGCAGCGCGCGCGCGCTGCGCTCGGCGGCAGAGCGCGTGACGCCCGCGACGGCGACCGGCGCCTCGATCAGGTTCTCGAGCACCGTCAGGTGCGGAAACAGGTTGAAGTTCTGGAACACCATGCCGACCGCCGTGCGCCGCTTCAGCACGTCGCGCTCCTTCAGCTCGTGGAGCACGTCGCCGTCGCGCCGATAGCCGATCAGCTCGCCGTCGATGTCGATGAAGCCGTCGTCGACGCGTTCGAGGTGATTGATCGTGCGCAGCAGCGTCGACTTGCCGGAGCCGGACGGCCCGACGATCACCGTCACGCTGCCGCGCGGCGCGACGAATGACACGTTGTCGAGCACGCGCTGCATGCCGAACTGCTTCGACACGTTATGCACGGCCACTTCGCCGCCGGCGCGCGGCATCGGCGCAATAGAGGTTTCGTCGTGGGCCGTGGCGGCCGCCGCGTGGCGCGCCGTCGCACGCCGCCACAGCGCACCGACGCGCGCAAGCACGAACGTCAGCGCGGACGGCGGCGGGTTGCGCAGCGCCCCGCGCGCATAGTGGCGCTCGACCTGCACCTGGATCGCGGACAGCACGGTCAGGATGATCAGGTACCAGACGGTCGCAACCATCAACAGCGGAATCACTTCGAGATTGCGGCGATAGATCACCTGCACCGTGTAGAACAGCTCCGGCATCGCGAGCACGTACACCATCGACGTGCCTTTCGCGAGCGTGATCAGGTCGTTGAACGCGGTCGGCAGGATCGCGCGCATCGCTTGCGGCAGCACGATCCGAGCGGTCTGCCGGCCGCGCGGCAGGCCGAGCGCGGCCGCTGCTTCGAGCTGGCCCTGGTCGACCGCGAGAATGCCGCCGCGGATCACTTCTGCGGAAAATGCCGCGTGGTTCAGCGTGAGGCCGAGCACGGCCGCGAGGAACGGGCTGATCAGTTCGGTGGTCGGCGTGTCGAACCACACGATGTCGGTGAACGGCACGCCGAGCTGCACGTGTTCGTACAGGTAGCCGAGGTTGTTGAGGATCAGCAGCAGCACGATCAGCGGAATCGACCGGAACAGCCACACGAAGGTCCACGCGCTCGCGGCGAGCACGCGCGAGCGCGACAGCCGGGCCAGCGCGACGAACGCGCCGAGCGCGAAGCCGAACACCGCTCCGAGCAGCGTCAGCACCAGCGTGCGCGCGAGCCCGGACAGCACCGGCGGCGACAGGAACCATTCGGCGAACACCGGCCAGCCCCATTGCGGATTACCGAGGATCGAATGCAGCGCGAGCGCGATCAGCACGAGCGCGAGCACGGTGCCGGCCGTGCGCGAGCGGTGGCGGGCCGGCACGATCCGCAGGCGCGTGCCGGCGTCGCGGATGCCGGGGGAAGAGAGCGGCGGCAGCGCGCCGCCGAGATGGGTCGTGTCGCTCATGTCGGTGAAAGTCCTCGATCGAGTCGGTCGGAAGCGCCGCGCGCGGCGGCGCGGCGGCGTTACGCGTGCGCTTCGGCCGCGTCGTCCTGTTGTTGAAGCGCGTCGGGCGCCGCATGGCGGCTGGCCTTGCGCGGCAGACCGAGGTGGTCGCGCAGCGTGCTGCCCGGCAGGTCGCGGCTGTAGCGGCCGCGCGCCTCGAGCACCGGAATCACGAGTTCGACGAAGTCGTCGACGCCTTGTGCCTGCACCGCGAAGCCGAGGATGAAGCCGTCGCCAGCCCCGGCGTCGTGCCAGCGGATCAGTTCGTCGGCGACGTGCTCGGCCGTGCCGATGAAGTTCGGACGCGGCGTCGCCACGGCGAGCGCCGTCTCGCGCAGCGTCAGGTGCTGGCGTTGCGCGTCGGCCTTGATCCGGTCGGTGGTCGAGCGGAAGCTGTTGCGGCCGATGTCGCCGAGCTCGGGGAACGGCGCGTCGAGCGCGTATTGCGTGAAATCGTGGTGATCGAAATAGCGGCCGAGATACGCGAGCGCCTCGTCGATCGTCAGCAGGTCGCGAATCGCCTGGTATTTGTCTTCCGCCTCGGCGGCCGTGCGGCCGACGATCGGCCCGATGCCGGGGAAGATCTTCACGTCGCCGGGCTGGCGCCCGTGCTCGACCGCGCTTTGCTTCACGCGCCGCGTGAACGCGGCCGTTTCGTCGAGTGACGGCGAGTGCGTGAACACCGCGTCCGCATACTTGCCCGCGAGCCCGATGCCCGTGTCGGACGAGCCGGCCTGGAAGATCACCGGCTGTCCTTGCGGCGAGCGCTGGATGTTCAGTGGGCCGGCAACCTGGAAGAAGCGGCCGTGGTGGTCGAGCGTATGGAGCTTGTCGTGATCGAAGAAGCGGCCGGTCGCGCGATCGCGCACGAACGCGTCGTCGTCCCAGCTGTCCCACAGCCCCTGCACGACTTCCAGGTATTCATCCGCGATCTCGTAGCGCAGCGCGTGCTCGGGATGCGCCTTGCCGAAATTCTTCGCGGTGCCTTCGAGCGGCGTCGTCACGACGTTCCAGCCCGCGCGCCCGGCGCTGATCGCGTCGAGCGACGCGAGCTGGCGCGCGACCGTGAACGGCTCGCTGTACGACGTCGAGATCGTGCCCGCGAGGCCGATTTTCTTCGTCGCGACCGCGAGCGCCGACAGCACGGTCAGCGGCTCGAAGCGATTCAGGAAGTGCGGGATCGACTTCTCGTTGATATAGAGGCCGTCCGCGACGAACGCGAACGCGATGCCGGCGGCTTCCGCCTTGCGCGCGATGCCGATCGCGAAGTCGAGGTTGATGCTCGCGTCCGGCGGGTTGCTCGGGTGCCGCCAGGCGTTCATGTGGCTGCCTGCGCCTTGCAGCATCAGGCCGAAGGGAATCGATCGTCGGGTCGTCATGGGAGCGTTACGCGTTCTGGTCGGGGGAAAGGGCGCGTTCGGCCGCGCGGGCCGCCTGCACGGGGGTGATCGACAGTGCGCCGCCGAGCCATTCGGCCGACGCGAGCCGCGCCGCGTAGTCGGTCACCGGCGAGTCGATCACGAACGCGTCGATGTCGAGCCGCCGGCTCAGCGCGTCGAGTGCGCGGTGCACGCGGTCGGGCGTATCGGCCAGCACGGTCGGGCGCAGCTCGTCGATCCGGTAGTCGGACGCGCCGCTTTGCCGCGCAAATTCGGCGGCGGCCTGCGCGCTGGCGAGGTTGAAGCTCTGGCCGCCGGCGAACTGCAGCTTGAAGATCTTCAGCGGCCCGATCAGTCGTTCGGCCTCGTCGCGGGTCGGCGCGGCGATCGCGTACAGCGCGACGAGCGGACGTGTGCCGCCTGCGTCGCGGTACGCGGCCAGCGAGCGCTCGAGGTTCGCGTCGTCGCCGTTGAAATGCCCCGCGTAGCAGAA encodes:
- a CDS encoding amino acid ABC transporter permease/ATP-binding protein; its protein translation is MSDTTHLGGALPPLSSPGIRDAGTRLRIVPARHRSRTAGTVLALVLIALALHSILGNPQWGWPVFAEWFLSPPVLSGLARTLVLTLLGAVFGFALGAFVALARLSRSRVLAASAWTFVWLFRSIPLIVLLLILNNLGYLYEHVQLGVPFTDIVWFDTPTTELISPFLAAVLGLTLNHAAFSAEVIRGGILAVDQGQLEAAAALGLPRGRQTARIVLPQAMRAILPTAFNDLITLAKGTSMVYVLAMPELFYTVQVIYRRNLEVIPLLMVATVWYLIILTVLSAIQVQVERHYARGALRNPPPSALTFVLARVGALWRRATARHAAAATAHDETSIAPMPRAGGEVAVHNVSKQFGMQRVLDNVSFVAPRGSVTVIVGPSGSGKSTLLRTINHLERVDDGFIDIDGELIGYRRDGDVLHELKERDVLKRRTAVGMVFQNFNLFPHLTVLENLIEAPVAVAGVTRSAAERSARALLARVGLADKADAYPRQLSGGQQQRVAIARALALRPKVLLFDEPTSALDPELVNEVLDVIKELARSGTTLVIVTHEIGFAREVADHVLFMERGRVVESGPPAVVLDAPAHPRTRAFLSRVL
- a CDS encoding LLM class flavin-dependent oxidoreductase, with the translated sequence MTTRRSIPFGLMLQGAGSHMNAWRHPSNPPDASINLDFAIGIARKAEAAGIAFAFVADGLYINEKSIPHFLNRFEPLTVLSALAVATKKIGLAGTISTSYSEPFTVARQLASLDAISAGRAGWNVVTTPLEGTAKNFGKAHPEHALRYEIADEYLEVVQGLWDSWDDDAFVRDRATGRFFDHDKLHTLDHHGRFFQVAGPLNIQRSPQGQPVIFQAGSSDTGIGLAGKYADAVFTHSPSLDETAAFTRRVKQSAVEHGRQPGDVKIFPGIGPIVGRTAAEAEDKYQAIRDLLTIDEALAYLGRYFDHHDFTQYALDAPFPELGDIGRNSFRSTTDRIKADAQRQHLTLRETALAVATPRPNFIGTAEHVADELIRWHDAGAGDGFILGFAVQAQGVDDFVELVIPVLEARGRYSRDLPGSTLRDHLGLPRKASRHAAPDALQQQDDAAEAHA